In Haloplanus rubicundus, one DNA window encodes the following:
- a CDS encoding TIGR00725 family protein, whose protein sequence is MRVSVIGGSRVDEATAERARAVGRLLAERGYVVVCGGLGGVMEAVCAGASEAGGETVGILPTADRRDANEYVDTAVATGLGHARNAMVVMNGDAVVAIDGGAGTLSELGFAGVFDRPVAGLGTHDVAGVEAVDTPEQAVDYVAAALEG, encoded by the coding sequence ATGCGCGTCAGCGTCATCGGTGGGAGTCGCGTCGACGAGGCCACGGCGGAGCGGGCGCGGGCGGTCGGCCGCCTGCTCGCCGAGCGAGGGTACGTCGTCGTCTGTGGCGGCCTCGGCGGGGTCATGGAGGCGGTCTGTGCCGGCGCGAGCGAGGCCGGCGGCGAGACGGTGGGCATCCTGCCGACGGCCGACCGCCGCGACGCCAACGAGTACGTCGACACCGCCGTCGCGACGGGGCTGGGACACGCCAGAAACGCGATGGTCGTGATGAACGGCGACGCGGTCGTCGCTATCGACGGCGGCGCCGGGACGCTCTCCGAACTCGGGTTCGCCGGCGTCTTCGACCGGCCGGTGGCCGGTCTCGGCACCCACGACGTCGCCGGCGTCGAGGCCGTCGACACACCCGAACA
- a CDS encoding DUF7847 domain-containing protein, which translates to MSAVQSLRTAVDALSRNPVLFLGGLAYALVVLPQRALQLASVPLAPAALQLLTFFLTPFVVAGVVGMAREALDGDASVGAFTATGKGRYVDLLLATLVEFGIQLAFGIAFLVLALVTVVAAGGSVGPVGLAGAALGVVLALAYLVVLFLVQFYPVVVVVDDAGPVDAVTGSVDFVRSNVASTLGYSVVTVVLGGLAALPVSGFAAYRFLTSGAGSGETPGPIGGGMSPGGPGAGGTPGMGELFGGGVGLGLSTPEVVALSLVSAATTALFFAFRHTYATAFYRLNGRSVEERVLDDEWD; encoded by the coding sequence ATGTCAGCGGTTCAGTCCCTCCGGACGGCGGTCGACGCGCTCTCGCGCAACCCCGTCCTCTTTCTCGGTGGTCTCGCCTACGCGCTGGTCGTCCTCCCACAGCGCGCCCTCCAACTCGCCTCGGTGCCGCTCGCCCCGGCGGCGCTCCAGTTGCTCACCTTCTTTCTCACGCCCTTCGTCGTCGCCGGCGTCGTCGGGATGGCCCGCGAGGCGCTCGACGGCGACGCGTCGGTCGGGGCGTTCACCGCGACGGGCAAAGGACGGTACGTCGACCTTCTGCTCGCGACCCTCGTCGAGTTCGGCATCCAGTTGGCGTTCGGCATCGCCTTCCTCGTGCTCGCCCTCGTCACCGTCGTCGCCGCCGGTGGCTCGGTCGGTCCCGTCGGCCTCGCCGGTGCGGCCCTCGGTGTCGTCCTCGCGCTCGCGTACCTCGTCGTCCTCTTTCTCGTCCAGTTCTACCCCGTGGTCGTCGTCGTCGACGACGCGGGGCCGGTCGACGCCGTCACCGGAAGCGTCGACTTCGTCCGGAGTAACGTCGCCAGCACGCTCGGCTACAGCGTCGTCACGGTCGTGTTGGGTGGTCTCGCCGCGCTTCCCGTCTCCGGGTTCGCCGCCTACCGCTTCCTGACGAGCGGGGCGGGGTCGGGCGAGACGCCCGGACCCATCGGCGGCGGGATGAGTCCGGGTGGTCCCGGCGCCGGTGGAACGCCGGGGATGGGCGAACTGTTCGGCGGCGGGGTTGGCCTCGGCCTCTCGACGCCCGAGGTGGTCGCGCTCTCGCTCGTCTCCGCGGCGACGACGGCGCTGTTTTTCGCCTTCCGGCACACCTACGCCACGGCCTTCTACCGGCTGAACGGACGGTCGGTCGAGGAGCGCGTGCTGGACGACGAGTGGGACTAA
- a CDS encoding MgtC/SapB family protein, with translation MVDPSVAPLSEIVLRLLLAAGLGALIGLEREQSESGGSFAGSRTFPLIALYGALVQAFFPAVLPLVVGTLVVPLTVAYVGKIRYEGDIGLTTLVAALVTIVLGAMTTHSDRGAVVAIIAGGAVTVLLSVKDPVHEFVDRIEESERRASAKFILVVLVVLPALPNRSLDAFYGLNPRFVWLMVVFVTGLGFVAYLLGQTLGPERGIALTGIVGGFVSSTATTVSMAEKTTRNAALHHVCAFAVVTASIVMFPRALIEIAVVNPDLLPHVALPLGGMTTVGVIAAVALYWRTATDETVEPDTLTNPFRLRPALLFGAIFATVLLVADYANEWFGASGVYVTAFFSGLADVDAMTITLSRLAAEGTVSTQVATTGIVIAAIANTFLKAVLAWLLGTHRLGWLVSLVLGVVVLSGLAFLVV, from the coding sequence ATGGTCGATCCTTCGGTCGCTCCCCTCAGCGAGATTGTCCTGCGCCTCCTCCTCGCGGCCGGTCTCGGGGCACTCATCGGGCTGGAACGGGAGCAAAGCGAGTCGGGCGGATCGTTCGCCGGAAGTCGGACGTTTCCGCTGATCGCCCTCTACGGAGCGCTCGTTCAGGCGTTCTTTCCGGCCGTCCTTCCGCTCGTCGTCGGCACACTCGTCGTGCCACTCACCGTCGCGTACGTCGGGAAGATCCGGTACGAGGGCGATATCGGATTGACGACGCTCGTGGCTGCCCTCGTCACGATCGTCCTCGGCGCAATGACGACGCATTCGGATCGGGGTGCGGTCGTCGCGATCATCGCTGGGGGCGCCGTCACGGTCCTACTCTCGGTGAAAGATCCGGTACACGAATTCGTCGATCGGATCGAAGAGAGCGAACGCCGGGCGTCGGCGAAGTTTATCCTCGTCGTCCTCGTCGTGCTCCCCGCACTACCGAATCGGTCGCTCGATGCCTTCTACGGGCTCAATCCACGATTCGTCTGGTTGATGGTCGTCTTCGTCACCGGCCTCGGATTCGTGGCGTACCTGCTCGGACAAACGCTCGGCCCCGAACGGGGTATCGCCCTCACTGGGATCGTCGGGGGATTCGTCTCCTCGACCGCAACGACGGTTTCGATGGCGGAGAAGACGACCCGGAACGCGGCGCTGCATCACGTCTGCGCATTCGCGGTCGTCACCGCCTCTATCGTGATGTTTCCGCGAGCACTCATCGAGATCGCAGTCGTCAACCCCGACTTGCTCCCACACGTCGCACTACCGCTGGGAGGGATGACTACCGTGGGTGTGATCGCTGCCGTGGCGCTGTACTGGCGGACTGCCACCGACGAGACGGTCGAACCGGACACGCTCACGAACCCGTTTCGCCTGCGGCCGGCCCTCCTCTTCGGAGCCATCTTCGCGACCGTGTTGCTCGTCGCCGACTACGCCAACGAGTGGTTCGGCGCCTCGGGGGTGTACGTGACCGCGTTCTTCTCCGGCCTCGCCGACGTCGACGCGATGACGATCACGCTGAGTCGACTCGCGGCGGAGGGGACGGTCTCGACGCAGGTCGCCACGACGGGCATCGTCATCGCGGCCATCGCGAACACATTCCTCAAAGCCGTGTTGGCGTGGCTTCTCGGGACCCACCGGTTGGGGTGGCTCGTGTCTCTCGTGCTCGGTGTCGTCGTTCTGAGCGGCCTGGCCTTTCTCGTCGTGTGA
- a CDS encoding LabA-like NYN domain-containing protein has protein sequence MTDIHTNQRVAMLADAQNLYHSAQSLYSRNIDYSALLSKGVSERELVRAIAYVIRADSPEEERFFEALQDIGFETKIKDIKTFGDGTKKADWDVGISLDAVTLANHVDVVVLCTGDGDFSRLCSHLRHEGVRVEVMAFGSSTADELVDAADSFLDLSEREETFLL, from the coding sequence GTGACCGACATCCACACGAACCAGCGCGTCGCGATGCTCGCGGACGCGCAGAACCTCTATCACTCGGCTCAGAGTCTCTACTCCCGCAACATCGACTACTCGGCGCTCCTCTCGAAAGGCGTCTCCGAGCGCGAACTCGTCCGCGCCATCGCCTACGTCATCCGTGCCGACTCACCCGAGGAGGAGCGCTTCTTCGAGGCGCTCCAGGACATCGGCTTCGAGACCAAGATCAAGGACATCAAGACCTTCGGCGACGGCACGAAGAAGGCCGACTGGGACGTCGGCATCAGCCTGGACGCCGTGACCCTCGCGAACCACGTCGACGTCGTGGTGCTGTGTACCGGCGACGGCGACTTCTCCCGGCTCTGCTCGCATCTCCGCCACGAGGGCGTCCGCGTCGAGGTGATGGCCTTCGGCTCCTCCACCGCCGACGAACTCGTCGACGCCGCGGACTCCTTTCTCGACCTCTCGGAGCGCGAAGAGACGTTCCTGCTTTAG
- a CDS encoding DUF7548 family protein produces MRTEQAAPALGIAGCLAVVVTLALPYLVATGWGPQLGRYYAAGPLGVGAVLFFALVGAVVFLAGVRGRTDPTTAAGIALALGVVALLVALLWAASVSLQPLFGFPASWIVDHRWYVVVVTAVIPAAAALYARAVL; encoded by the coding sequence ATGCGAACGGAGCAGGCCGCGCCCGCCCTGGGCATCGCCGGCTGTCTCGCCGTCGTCGTCACGCTCGCCCTCCCCTATCTCGTCGCCACCGGCTGGGGACCACAGCTCGGCCGGTACTACGCCGCCGGCCCCCTCGGCGTCGGCGCCGTTCTCTTTTTCGCCCTCGTCGGCGCCGTGGTCTTCCTGGCGGGCGTGCGCGGTCGGACCGACCCGACGACGGCCGCAGGCATCGCCCTCGCCCTCGGCGTCGTCGCCCTCCTCGTTGCCCTCCTGTGGGCGGCCTCGGTGTCGCTTCAGCCACTCTTCGGCTTTCCCGCGTCGTGGATCGTCGATCACCGGTGGTACGTCGTCGTCGTGACGGCGGTGATCCCCGCCGCCGCCGCGCTGTACGCGCGGGCCGTGCTCTGA